The DNA sequence caagtcacatgactgggggcagctgggaaactgacaatatgtctagtcccatttcagatttcaaaactcaatataaaaaaaaaaaaaatgtgtttgctcttttgagaattggatttcagtgcagaagtctgctggaataaaactattaactgatgcgttttgaaaaaacatgttttcccatgacagtatccctttaagggtaagttCAGCTGAAGAACGCACAACATTGGTGGACATTTAGTCTTTCTGGGGTGCATATATAAATGTAGGAGAATATATAGCGAGTTACTTTAAAGGCAACGCTTGGTAGTTGCAAGATTAAAACCATTTCTGTGCCTGGCTTTGTACACAGGGGGGCTTATTTACCACTGCCTGGTGTATTCTGCACCTATTTTTGGCAGGGCCCAACAGTTTAATCTCAGGGGAATAGCAATGGTATGGCATCAATTTTAAATACACGATGAGTTTACATTCTATAGCTTGTCATATCAGCGCTTGCACCACAACACCAACACAAGGAACGTGACCCAATGAATGTGGGAGCCCTTTTTGAATTGAGGCAGGTTTTAAAGGGGCCTATTGACTGCCGCTGGGGAAGTTCCCAAAGATCAGTATAGCCAATGGCTGCCTTTGCGGATGGGTGGGGAGGAGCCTATTAGGCAGAGGCTGAATTAAAGAGACTgtatacactagggatgcaccgaatccaggattcggtctttttcagcaggatttggccgaatccttctgcctggcctaaccgaatcctaattagcatatgcaaattatgggcggggaacaaaatcgcgtgactttttgtcacaaaacaagtaaaatgatttcccatccctaatttgcatatgcaaattaggattcggttcggccaaatctttcgccaaggattcgggggttcggccgaatccaaaatagtggattcggtgcatccctaatatacacacAGCAATAGAAGGTCTGCAGAATGGAGGTTTGATCCCACCGTGGGGCTGGTATTCTGGAACAACCCCTCTTCTCCATCTTTAAGCAATTGATGACCCCAATCGAGATAATATCCTTGCAATTGGCCTTAACTGTTCACGCCTctaactaaacatttttttggatcCACTCGACCCATTCCCCAAAATGATTTTCCCGTTATTAAGTCGGAATCATCGCACCCAAGTCCGTGTCCCGAACGCTTTGCACAAGTCTCGAGTTCCAACACAAACAGAGGCATTAAGAGCAGCAGGAGATGTGGATTATACAAATATCCGCGGATTCAGAGGGGGGGCCCCCCTTTGGCCGCTCGTTTCCCTGGAAAGAGAAATTCCTCGGAAGCTTAAAAAGGAGTTTTCATGAGAACAGACAATAGCGTCTATTGAGCAGCATATTATTATTGCTCAGAAATCCTCATTTCCAGGAAGAAATTGACCTCAGAAATTGACATTAACGTCTGCAGAACCCATGGCAGTGACTTGGTACATGTAAGCCCTTGAGACGAGGGGGGGTAACATGAAAGAGAAGCTGGAATTATGAGACTAATCTCGACACTTACATAAACGCAGGCTTGGGAAAGAAGCCAATTAAAGGAAAGATATAGAAGCCCACTCCCCCATTCTGCTGATTTAACAGAAATAAAGGGGTTCTTATGTGCCACAATAGGAACAAGGCAACAGTAACTAGGTGACGGAATATGGGGGGCATGAGAGAGGCAGCAGTGTATTGTGGGTATTGGCAATATACAGGTTGGTAGTCACATGCACCACATTATCGCATTCAAACGCTGCAGTATATCAGCATCTGTGCAGTCCCTGTATGGGGTCGTCAACTAATAATTGTGCTTATTCCCAATCAGGAACCCGCACACTAACAACTTCATTTCTTCCATTCACCACCCACACAGATGAATTCAAGGGCACCACACGCcacaaatgttcctgctgaattgggcttagtacaAGAGAATAACCACaccaacagtaacatcaaaaacattttttttaaaaaaaaaattcgttagtttacatagaaaaaaccccaaaacaaaacagcaagacaaatgaaaatttaaaatcgcaaagcttttattaagaaataaattacccAAACTCCGCTtgagaaggcagggaggagaaatcgagcgccgcacgatggaggAGCTTTCTAAAGAGAAGCACAAGTGgtgtttcagtaagttatttctttgcgattttaaagtttaatttgtcttttttttttttttaattttttaaaaaaagtttttgatgttactggtcctttaactacagTGCTCCACCCAGCACTAAAATTTGTATAGGTACTTGGTGCATAGCGATGCCTACCTGTGTCCTTTGTTCCCATTTGCAAATAGGAAAGTGGCTGGGATGGGAGTTCCCTGAGGCCCCTTTTCATGGGGTCTGCTTTGTATAGTCACATGAGTGTATGCTAGTatagtatgagcaaacttaggggactgttcctgctgaattgtgcttagtacagaggaatacctatgctgtcatagttttatgggatctctctgtgcagactatgagcaaacttagggactgttcctgctgaattttgcttagtacagggaatacctatgctgccatagttttatgggatctctctgtacaaactatgagcaaacttaggggactgttcctgctgaattgtgcttagtacagaggaataactatgctgccattgttttatgggatctctctgtacaggctatgagcaaacttaggggactgttcctgctgaattgtgcttaatacagaggaatacctatgctgccatagttttatgggatctctctgtacaggctatgagcaaacttaggggactgttcctgctgaattgtgcttagtacagaggaatacctatactgccatagttttatgggatctctctgtacaggctatgagcaaacttaggggactgttcctgctgaattgtgcttagtacagaggaataactatgctgccattgttttatgggatctctctgtacaggctatgagcaaacttaggggactgttcctgctgaattgtgcttaatacagaggaatacctatgctgccatagttttatgggatctctctgtacaggctatgagcaaacttaggggactgttcctgctgaattgtgcttagtacagaggaatacctatactgccatagttttatgggatctctctgtacaggctatgagcaaacttaggggctgttcctgctgaattgtgcttagtacagggaatacctatgctgtcagttttatggtatctctctgtacagactatgagcaaatttagggggctgttcctgctgaattgtgcttagtacaggggaatacctatgctgccatagttttatgggatctctctgtacagactatgagcaaacttaggggactgttcctgctgaattctgctaGAAGTATTGGCTTTGAGCACATgtattgattatttcagataaaAGTTCTATAAGGCAATGTTCCTGCCGCAGTTCTGCTTTTAAGAATGACTAGTAGCCATTTTCAGATGTCATCAACCTCATATTAGCAAACTTCAATGTAAGTAATAGAATCAATGTCTGAATGAACCTGATCCAATCAGATTTCAGGTCCTAACTTTGGACTTGAAGCGGTGGCTTTGCCTAGTGGAAAGGGAATGCTGTGAAGTCATAGGGGGACCAATCAATATCATTCCATTCAAAGGCCAAATGGCACAGGGGGCAGCAACTCGCCTCATATCGGTTCATAGTCTGGAGAGATAAAACAAGTTCTGGTGATTCCTTGGTTCAGACACCAGATACTCTACAGCAGTGTTTAAATTTAAAATCCAATGAAACACAATGGCCGACACTGATTGATCGTGGTAATTAGCAATTTCAGATTAGAGCAGCTCCATGGGCACAACAATGTCCCCCTAGTTTGTGGGAAGCTTCTTCATATCACAGCCCTGGGCAAATCTATTCCTCTGCTTTCCGTGAGTGCGACTGTTCTTGGAACTTGTGTGCACTCGCCACTCACTAAACTGTCAGATATATTAAAGGGGGAAGTTTCATGGCTCAGTTACGGAGTATGAAGCTGTTGTTCAGTTCAGGCTATTCCTGTGTGTAGCAGAAAGCTAACGCAATCTAAACAGAGGTGCAAAGTCAAGTTCAGTTTTCCGGCAGCTCAGTGGGTACAACTATGTCCCCCGTGTGGTGTTTCACATTTGTTTTCTCCTGTTGGGTTTGAAATAGAACATTTTACAGCTCCCCCAACAGCCAAGAACGAAAACCACTTACGTGATAATCGGCGACAATTATGTGTGTCAAGAGACATTCGCTTTAGTAAGGCATAAAGCAGACATTTTATTGGTTAGCTGGTTCtgcaatcctaaaaaaaaaaaaaaaaaaaaaaatatgttttatagaaCATTCGTCTGACAGTCGTACAGATTTCATGCAGGTTTCTTCACAACATCTTTAAACTGAAGGCGAGTTGCGTAACCCTCTGCAGGGAGAGGTAGATCGGACCCTGTTACAGGCAAGTGCTTGACGCAGGTTCTACAGAATTCGGGCTACGGAACCACCAAACAGCATATGAAATAGAAAAGGGAAACAAGTAATTGATTTCCCTCGAAGCCCTCGCAGTCGCCTTCTGTTTCACGGAGAGGATGCGtcgtttaaagtttaaaaaattctacAGAGAGTGTACAAGAGAAGGTCATAACGTTCATTAAAGGCAATGGCTCCGTTATCACCTCCATTTTGATTTCATAATAAAAACCCATGAAGCTGCTCTTGCGCAGGGTTGTGGGGCTCattcatcaacactgggcaaagttgcccatgggcagttacctatagcaaccaatcggttgaaaccagctgcaagtagaacaatgaatgcaacaatctgattggttgccacgggttactgcccatgggggatatttacccagtgttgataaatgacccccagtgactatTGCATGACGATACACAGAAGGTTCATTCTTTTCTCAAACGGATACCTGCAAATCCCACTTTTGGTTTGTTACAGGCGCGTGAAACAGTGCGAAGCTCGGGGCGAGTGCCGAGCCCAGGGTTTTCGTTACTTCTTATAAAGCAGTCGAAGCAAGCGAAGGATTTCCTGGAGGTGCCGGGATTGTAAGAAATAAAGGAGCACGGCACAGGAACAAATAATAATCTTACACGGGGCAATGCCCGGCTAATACGTTTCCAAAAACTCACCACTAGGAAATACACTTGATTCCGGACGCAGCAAATACGTAACAATGCTCTGGAGAAAACCATTTGCAGgaaagaaagggggaaaaaaaaggtatatatacgtatagaaaaatgaaattattttaccCCCTCCCCTCTAGGCTCATTCTGGGTTCTTTTTCTTCACTCGTCGTCTAAACTGCTGAATAGTGATAAACCGGATACAAATCGGgagagttattaaaaaaaaaaaaaaaaaagtcttagatAAATACAGTCTTATCCTTTATTCTGTACGACATTTGGTGATTGAGGAGCCAAGCGGCAGTTCATGGTTCGACACAGTCCACCGACTTCATAGTAAAAACCCTGTGTGTTtcggaggaggaagaggaggaggatgagggCCCTGGGTGTATGTGCTTTGGCAAGGCACACGGCGGTCACATGATGCAGCATTTGTTCTTGTGGTTGTGAGGGTCCTTGAATCGGAGCCGCTGCTTGGGCCGGTATTTCTCCAAGTACGTCAGCTGCTTGCTGTTAATGGCCCCCCGGCGCTTCCTGCAAATGGACGAGAGGAGGGTTATGGGAATTCTTTGCCAGGACAGGGAAGGAGTGCGTGTGTGTGTAGGACCTTTTTAGGAACTGGACAATATCTAAGGAAGATTGCAGAATATTTGCCGGACCCATCACATGGCTTATCCCTACACTTCCTGTAGTAATCACTTTTTTTTGGGCACCGCTATAGTCACATCTAGGACGATGCTTGAATCTAgaggaacagtatcaccaaaaactgaaattgtatcAAAGTTATTAAAACgaaatgtactattgccctgcactggtaaaactgtgtgtttgcatcagaagtactactatagtttatataaacaagctgctgtgtagtcataggggcagccattcaagcacaggatacacagtagatgacagataagtactactatagtttatataaacaagctgctgtgtagccatgggggcagccattcaagcacaggatacacagtagataacagataagtactactatagtttatataaacaagctgctgtgtagccatgggggcagccattcaagcacaggatacacagtagataacagataagtactactatagtttatataaacaagctgctgtgtagccatgggggcagccattcaagcacaggatacacagtagataacagataagtactactatagtttatataaacaagctgctgtgtagccatgggggcagccattcaagcacaggatacacagtagataacagataagtactactatagtttatataaacaagctgctgtgtagccatgggggcagccattcaagcacaggatacacagtagataacagataagtactactatagtttatataaacaagctgctgtgtagtcatgggggcagccattcaagcacaggatacacagtagatgacagataagtactactatagtttatataaacaagctgctgtgtagccatgggggcagccattcaagcacaggatacacagtagataacagataagtactactatagtttatataaacaagctgctgtgtagccatgggggcagccattcaagcacaggatacacagtagataacagataagtactactatagtttatataaacaagctgctgtgtagccatgggggcagccattcaagcacaggatacacagtagataacagataagtactactatagtttatataaacaagctgctgtgtagtcataggggcagccattcaagcacaggatacacagtagatgacagataagtactactatagtttatataaacaagctgctgtgtagccatgggggcagccattcaagcacaggatacacagtagataacacaagtactactatagtttatataaacaagctgctgtgtagccatgggggcagccattcaagcacaggatacacagtagataacagataagtactactatagtttatataaacaagctgctgtgtagccatgggggcagccattcaagcacaggatacacagtagataacagataagtactactatagtttatataaacaagctgctgtgtagccatgagggcagccattcaagcacaggatacacagtagataacagataagtactagtatagtttatataaacaagctgctgtgtagccatgagggcagccattcaagcacaggatacacagtagataacagataagtactactatagtttatataaacaagctgctgtgtagccatgggggcagccattcaagcacaggatacacagtagataacagataagtactactatagtttatataaacaagctgctgtgtagccatgggggcagccattcaagcacaggatacacagtagataacagataagtactactatagtttatataaacaagctgctgtgtagccatgggggcagccattcaagcacaggatacacagtagataacagataagtactactatagtttatataaacaagctgctgtgtagccatgagggcagccattcaagcacaggatacacagtagccatgggggcagccattcaagttgatgTAAataaggcacaggttacatacagTAGCAGATAAGGCAACATTGTATTGGACACggcttatctgttatatgctatgcaacttgtgccttttctccctttttcccagctttgaatggctgcccctttaaaggggttgttcacatgcCAAGACTTTTTTTCCAGCTAAGTTGGTTTCAGAccgttcatcagaaataaagaattttttttaatcactttgtATTTGTGGACATTTCTTTCTAATATTTTTCgaatatttaagtttaaagttctgaagcagctctgtaacaaatctaaattgatccattagttgatccatttcttatctttgtccctgttaagcagaatccctgagtttctctaaaaggcagctgttagaattgatacaatagttgtaatATTCCCTATAGTCCCTACTGAGAAACGGACGCCCTGGTCTTCCATGAGACTTACTGTCTGATGAACTGAATGGCATCTTCATATTTCATCCCACTCTCGATAAGTGCAAGAGCCACCAGGACGGGCGCCCTGTAGAGACAAAGAGAGACCCTGTTACCCCACAATCTCGCACTCCCGTAACACGCAGACATGAGAATCCGGAGCCCTGTAGAGACTaagagagacacagttaccccCACAATCCCACACTCCCCTAACGCACACAATCCCGTAACACACAGACACGAGAATCAAAAGTGTTTTTCTtgcaaagggaaagtaaagcAGCCTACCTGGACTACTAACAAGTTGTCTGGCTCACTGGTCACTAGGGCACAGTCACTTACCTTCCCAAACCAGCCACACAATGAACAGCTACGCAGCAGCCGGGATCTTCACAGAATTTCGTCTTCAGTAAATTCAACCAGTCGTCGACAATTTTACTGGGAGGTGGTGCCCCGTCATCGAATGGCCAGTCCTATAGAGACACAGACAGAAATATCATGACGGGGCTACTGAATGTTCAAGGGGAGCCCACCTTCAATCAACTGgttaaggtcagtgaccccaaaatTACACAACCGTAACCCCCATATGGCATAAAACgcactaattttgcccaggagcagtaatccatagcaaccaataagatgttttctttaaacaggtgaccagtaaatgctacctgctgattggttgctgctcctgggcaaacttagcaccttttattatataacccactTAATGTATTAACCTTGAACAGGAACACACCTATTTAACATACAAATATGCCTCCACTGCTTAATCGGCAGCATTCAATATAACCTGCTATAGAACAGCACCTCTAGAGgtcatatctatatatctaacatatatattaggcaccttATTTGTAACAAAAGAATATAAGTAcaggttccattatccagaagctccattacggaaaggccgtctcccattaactcccattttatccaaattaaaaatgatttcctttttctgtgtaataataaaacagtcgcttgtacttgatcccaactaagatataattaatccttattggaggcaaaaccagcctattggctttatttaatgtttaaatgattttctagtagacttaaaggggttgttcatctttaaattaactatgtaactatgttagtatgatgtagagagggacattctgagaaaatttgcaattggttttcaattttttcaatcttatttagctttttattcggcagctctcaagtttgcaattccagcaacctggttgcttaggttcaaattaccctagcaacaatgcactgatttaaaagagattgggatatgaatagagagatcccataaaactatgacagcataggtattcctctgtactaagcacaattcagcaggaacagtccctaagtttgctcatagtctgtacagagagatcccataaaactatggcagcataggtattccctgtactaagcacaattcagcaggaacagtcccctaagtttgctcatagtctgtacagagatcccataaaactatggcagcataggtattcccctgtactaagcacaattcagcaggaacagtcccctaagtttgctcatagtctgtacagagagatcccataaaactatggcagcataggtattcccctgtactaagcacaattcagcaggaacagtccctaagtttgctcatagtctgtacagagatcacataaaactatggcagcataggaattccctgtactaagcacaattcagcaggaacagtcccctaagtttgctcatagtctgtacagagagatcccataaaactatggcagcataggtattccctgtactaagcacaattcagcaggaacagcccctaaatttgctcatagtctg is a window from the Xenopus laevis strain J_2021 chromosome 6L, Xenopus_laevis_v10.1, whole genome shotgun sequence genome containing:
- the ptp4a3.L gene encoding protein tyrosine phosphatase type IVA, member 3 L homeolog isoform X1 is translated as MARINRPAPVEVCYKNMRFLITHNPTNATLNTFIEDLKKYGATTVVRVCEITYDKTPLEKDGITVMDWPFDDGAPPPSKIVDDWLNLLKTKFCEDPGCCVAVHCVAGLGRAPVLVALALIESGMKYEDAIQFIRQKRRGAINSKQLTYLEKYRPKQRLRFKDPHNHKNKCCIM
- the ptp4a3.L gene encoding protein tyrosine phosphatase type IVA, member 3 L homeolog isoform X2, which gives rise to MRFLITHNPTNATLNTFIEDLKKYGATTVVRVCEITYDKTPLEKDGITVMDWPFDDGAPPPSKIVDDWLNLLKTKFCEDPGCCVAVHCVAGLGRAPVLVALALIESGMKYEDAIQFIRQKRRGAINSKQLTYLEKYRPKQRLRFKDPHNHKNKCCIM